CGACCTGGACGAGCTGCTGCCGTGAGGCGGGACGAACGCCCTGCCCGTCGGCGCCCTCGGCGACGTGCCGTCGGCGGCCGCGGTGAACCTCGTGCACGCGAAAGGGCGGTTCATGGGCGCGCTTCTCGATGTTTCCGGCCTCAGCAAGCTCTACGAGGGTTCAGGACGCCGGGTCGAGGCGCTGCGGGACCTCACCTTCGGCGTCGAGTCGGGTGAACTCGTCTGTCTGGTCGGGCCTTCGGGGTGCGGCAAGACGACGCTGCTGAAGTGTGTGGGCGGGCTGTTGGCACCGACGGGGGGCCAAGTGACGCTCGCGGGAAGGCCGGTGAACGGGCCGCCGCCCGGGATGGCGTTCGTCTTCCAGGAGTACGGCCGCAGCCTGCTTCCCTGGATGCGCGTCGGCGACAATGTCGAACTCCCGCTCAGGCAGAAGAACCTGACCAGGCAGCGACGCCGCGAACTGGTCGCGGACGCGCTGCACTCGGTCGGCCTGTCGGACGCCGCAGGGGCGTACCCCTGGCAGTTGTCCGGGGGTATGCAGCAGCGGGTCGCGATCGCCCGCGCGCTCGCCTACGAGCCCGACGTGCTGCTGATGGACGAGCCGTTCGCCGCGGTCGACGCCCAGACGCGCGCCGATCTGGAGGATCTCGTACGGGGGCTGTGGCGGGAGCGCGGGATCACGATCCTGTTCGTCACGCACGACATCGACGAGGCCGTGTATCTCGGCGAGCGGGTGATCGTCCTGTCCGCGTCCCCGACCGTCGTCAAGGAGGAGCTGAGGATCGATCTGCCGGACGAGCGCGACCAGTTGCACACCCGCGTCGCCCCGCGCTTCGCCCAGCTCCGTACGCGTGTCTACGAGCAGATCCAGGCGGGCAAACGCGGAACACCGGATCCGGGTCCGGACCCGGATCCGTCGGACGGGATCGAGGACAGGACTCCGGACAAGACGCAGGACAGTGCCTGAGACGGTGAGCGGGCGGTGGCCCCGGTGCCGTCGACGACCTGAACGCCGACGGTTCCGGGGCCAGGTCCCGTCTCACGCCTCCGGGGCCGGCACCACACTCAGGTGGCTCGCCGAGCGCCGCGGGCGGCGTGGTCCACGCGGGGCGTCCGCCGGGCGCCGCGTCTCGCGGAGCACCAGCGTCAGCCTCGTATAGCCCATGTCCTCAAGGGACTTGGGCGTCTCGCCCACGATGCGGCACTCGGTGGCGCCCCAGCGCGGGTCGGGGTGCAGCAGCGGTCGTACGGCCCCGTCGTGCTGGAAGGCCTCCGCGCCGACCGCCCGGATCCAGTGCGGCAGGCCCTGCCGGTAGGCGGCCTCCATGATCGGGTCCTGGGCGATGTCCCGGCGGATGGACTGGAGGCCGCGGTCCTGGGCGTGCAGTTCCACGGCGGCGGCGAAGTACGCGAGCATCGGCAGGCACCAGCTCGCCTCGTGCTCGCCGAGGACCGTGCCCGCATCCGGATGGAAGAGGACGAAACGGAGGAAGTTGTCGCCGGGCATGGCCGTGGGATGTGGACCGACACCGCGGAAAAGTGTCTCGAACGCGGTGTTGGAGAGGACCACGTCCCAGCGGTGGTCGAGGACGACGGACGGAAAGGTCACGGCCTCCAGAAGCGTGGCGTAGTCCCGCAGATACGCCTGGGCCTCGGGCCCCTCGGGGACGGGCCGCGGCGCAGGCCGCTGCCCTCCTGCCTGAAATGCCATCGGGAGGTCACCCCTCTTGCCTATGCGGCCTTCACGCGGCGCCCTGATCCTGCTGCCCTGGGATGAGCCGTGTCAACTATCGTGGCATTTCATGCCTGTTGACGGCTGAATCTGGCCACAGATGTGGCGAGAGCTGGATGTGAGTTCGAACAACCCGCTACTCTCTCCGGGCAGTTCACGGCGAACGGCGAAGCCGTGGACGAAGACGTGGCGGACGTACACGAAGACGCCACGGAAGCACCACGAAGACGCCAGAACACAGAAGACGGTAGGAGACCTGTCGGTGACGGATGGCTACGAGGTTCCGGACGCCACGGCGACGGTTCTGCTGTCCGCCGTCGTGGTCCGGGTCACCGCACTCGCGGACCGGCTCGGCGCGTCGCACGCCGAGGTCTTCCACACCGGGCGGCTCTCCGCCGCGTCCGGGGTTCCGGAGAGCGTCGTCAAGGCTCTGCTGAGCGGACAGAGCGCCGGCGAACCCGATCTCCAGGCCCGGTTCCTTCAGCGGCTGGGTCTGCTGCGCCGCACCCGCCTCAAGCCGAACGGCCGCAGGTACACGCAGCAGGAGATCGCCGACGGCGCCGGCATGTCGCGCCAGCAGGCGGGCGCCCTCATCAACGGAGACCGGCGCCCCACCATGGAGCACTGCGACGCCATCCAGCGCTTCTTCAGGGTGCACGCCGGTTTCCTCACCGCGGAGGATCCCGAGGCGCTCGCCGGCGCTCTCCAGCGCTCCGAACAGGAGCTCCTCCAGCGACTCGCGGACCGTGAGCGCGAGGCGGCGAAGGCCACCAGCGACCCGCTGGAGCGGCTGCTGCAGGACCACGGCGTCCGCGGAATCGCCTGGCGGGCCGCGCAGTTGCCCTCCGACCAGCACCGCGACAAGGTCGCCGAGTGGCTGGACATGCTTCTGGAGAGCGTCAAGCGGCCGGAGTCGTGATCCGAGGGATGACTGTGAACATCGGCAAGGAAATGCGCCGCCTGTGCGGCGAGCTGGTGACCGAGCTGAGGCTTCCGGCACCGGCCGAACCCGCCGACCTCTACGCCGCGCTGTGCGACGCCATGAGCAGACGCCGCGGTCGTCCCGTCGTGTTCCGCGCGGCCCCCTTCCCGCCCGGTACGGCCAGCGGGCTGTGGCTCGACATGGCCGACCAGGACCTCATCGTGGTCGAGGAACGCACCGCGCCCGACCACCAGTTGGTGATCCTGGGGCACGAGCTGTGGCACATGCAGGCCGGGCACTGCGGCCATCACGTCGAGGGCGCGGCGGTCGCCGCCCGGCTGCTCAGCGACACCGCGGACCTCCAGGCCACGGTCCGCAAGGTGGCCGCCCGTACCCGCTCCGACCTCGCCGACGAGCAGGACGCCGAGAGCTTCGGCCTGCTGCTGGCCAGCAAGTGCCGTACGTGGCTGGCCGGTTCGGCGCGCCAGCCGGTCCGGCGCGACCAGCTCGCGGGCCGGATCGAGGCCTCCCTGGGCTATCGCGGGCCGCAGAGCTGAGGCGGCGCCCGCCGTGAACGACTCCAGCTACTACGTGCCGTCCGCCGCGATGGTGATCGTCCTCCTCCTCAAGGGCCGGGCGGTGCTGCGCGCCTGGCGCGACCCGCTCCTGCGGTCGGTGTACGCGCTGCTCCTGCTGTCCGTGCTGGTGTTCCTCTTCGCGGCACCGCCGACCATCGGGTGGGTCAACCGCGTCACCGGCGTCCCGAACTTCTCGGCGCCGCTCGTGTACTGCCTGCTGAGCGCCTTCAGCGCCTCCTGCCTGGTGCTGATCATCAACTGGCGGGGCGGCCCGCCCGAGGCCACCCGGCGCGCCTCGCGCCGCTGGATCGCCGGGTACGCGGTGGTGATCGTGGCGACGGCCGCCCTGTTCGTCCTCGGGGACGCGCCCGAGCAGCGCCTGCGCGACTTCGACACGCACTACGCGAACACGCCGTTCATCCGCGAGATGATCGTGCTGTACCTCGTCGCGCTCACGGTCTCGAACATCGCGATGAACATGGTGTGCTGGCCGTGGGCGCTGCAGGTGCACGGCTGGCTGCGGGTCGGTCTGCTCGTCATCGTGGCCGGCTTCTTCTGCAACATCGCCTTCGCGGCCACCAAGCTGACGGCCGTCGTCGCCCGCTGGAACGGTGAGAACCTCGACTATCTGAGCACGTACGTCGCCCCCGCGATGGCCGCCGCCGCGGAGGTCGTCACCGCGGCCGGCTTCTGCATCCCGCTGGCCTTCCAGCGCGTCGGGGACGTGTGGAGCACCTGGTCGACGTACCGCCGCCTCAGTCCGCTGTGGCGGGCGCTCGCCCCCCTGTCGGACCAGGGCGGGCGCGCGGTCCGGATCGCCTGGTGGTCACCGGCAGAACTCCAGGTCACCCGACGGGAGTCCGACATCCACGACGGCATGCTCAGCCTGTACCCGTACTTCGACCCGACCGTCCGGGCAAGGGCCTACGACGCGGCCCGCACCGCGGGCTCCTCCCCCGAGGGAGCCCGGGCCGAGGCGGACGCGGCCATGGTGACGGCGGCCTTACGGGCCCGGGCGGCGGACCCGGAGGGCAGCGTGATCAGCGCGGCGGCGGCAGGGGAGGACGGCCCTCCGTCGTCGACCGAGGGCCCCCGTGACCTGGTGGGCATGTCCCAGGCGCTGCAACGGTCCCCGGTGGTGGCGGAAGTGCGGGAGGGAAGGAGCCTCTAGGGGTGGCAGCAACCGCGCGACAGCCCACGACGGCACGCCGCCCGCAGCCGGAAACTACGTCGCACTGCGCTCGCTGACCTCCCGCAGCCCCTGTTCCATCACCTGCGCGGGCCGCCCGTCGATCAACAGCTCCCGCCAGTGCTCCCGGCTCCAGTCGGCCGGGGCGCTCTCCCCGGTGAACTCCTCCACCAGCGCGACGAACCGCGCCGGATCGCTGTGGAACGGGAAATGCCCCGCCCCCTCGAAAATCTCCAGGCGGCTCCCCGGCATCGCCTCGTGCGCCCCGTACGCGTGCCGCACCGGCACCACGCTGTCCCGGTCCCCCCACAGCAGCATCGTCGGCATGCCCTCGGTGAGATAGCACCGGTCGAGCATGGTCACCACCTGCCCCCGCCAGTCGACCACCGCGCGCAACGTACGGATGAAGGCGTTGCGCGAGGTCTCGTCGGGCAGCGCGTCCACGAGAGTCAGCAACTCGGGCGCGTCCTGCCCCAGATCGGTGTCCAGAAGCTTCATCAGCCGCACGACGAGGCCCACTTGCATCCGCATCCCGGGCAACCGCAGCGCGGAGAGCGCGAGATGGGCGCCGGGCAGTGAGGCCGCCCGCAGGACCGGGTTGACCTCGCGGCCCACGCCGCCCGCGCTGACCAGGATGAGCCGCTCGGTGCGCTCGGGGAACTGGTAGGCGAACTGCATGGCCACCCCGCCACCGAGGGAGTGTCCGACGAGCGTCGCGGACTCGATGCCGAGGGTGGTGAGCAGATCGCGCACGCCGTTGGCGTAGGCGGCCACGGAGTAGTCGGCGCGCGGTTTGTCGGAGGCGCCGTGGCCGAGCAGGTCGGGGGCGATCACGGTGTGGCTGCGGGCCAGGTCGGGGATCAGCTCGGCCCAGGTCGCCGAGGAGTCCCCGATGCCGTGGATGAGCACCAGCGCGGGGCCCTCGCCCGCCATGCGGAAGGCCCGCCGGTACCCGTGCACGACGCGGTACCGCAGTTCCAGTTCGCCGTCGGCGACCGGTCGCAGCCGTACGGCGCGTGCCGGTCCGTGACGCGGGATGTCCGTCACACCCTTCACCTCCCCGCTTCCTGTCCCCCGGGCCCCTGGCCGAAAACCCCTTCCTCCCAGTGTAGAACCCCATTCTCACAGGGCGTTTCGAGGAAGTTGCGTATCTGCTAACCGAGCGAACCGACGTGCGCGGCAGCGGGATTGTCAGTGGCGGGCGGCAAGCTGGGAGGTGCAGGCATGAGCAGAGATGACGCCGACATGGGGAGAGCCGTCCGATGCCGACCGCCGTACTGACCGACCGTGAGCGCACCGCCGTACAGGCCTACTTGCGGCTGCTGCACACGGTCCGCGCAGCCTTCGACGTACCGCCGGGGAGCCACCGCCCGCCCGTCGTGCCGCCCGCCGTCCTCGCGGAGGCGGAGGCCGCCCTGGCGGGGGCGGGTCTGACGGGCAATGAGGAGAGGTTCTTCCGGTTGCTCAGACAGGCTGGTGCGGCACACTGACCGCCGTCGCCAACAGCCCGTGCCGCACCGTCCAGCGCCCGTCGAAGCAGCCGAGCTCCCGGCCGTCGACGACCGGTCCGGGCACCAGCAGCCGGGCCCGGAAGGTGCCGTACGGGTTCGGGCCCGGGCCGGTCGTGAACTCGATGTCGGCCTCGCTGAAGTCCAGCCACTTGCCGGTGAGCGGGAACCACGCCTTGTAGACCGCTTCCTTGGCGCTGAACAGCAGCCGGTCCCAGTGCACGCGGTTTCCGTGCGCGCCGGGGCCGTCCGCCGTCAGTGCGCGCAGGTGCGCCTGCTCCGTGGGCAGGGCCACGGAGTCGAGGACGCCTTCGGGCAGCGGCTGGTGGGGTTCGGCGTCGATGCCGACGGAGGCCAGGTCGGTGGCGCGGACCAGTGCGGCGGCGCAGTAGCCCTCGCAGTGGGTCATGCTGCCGACCAGGCCGTCCGGCCACTGCGGGGCGCCGCGCCCACCGGGCAGCACGGGCTGCGGCGGCACACCGAGCTTCTCCATGGCCCGGCGGGCACACGCGCGGACGAGGGTGAACTCGCGGACGCGTTTGGGCACCGCCCGGGCCACGAGCGCCCGCTCCTCGGGGAACAGCGTCGCGTCCCCGGGCCCGCCGGCCCCGTACGCTCCGTCGGCCGCCTCGTCACCGTACGTTTCCACGGCCACCACCGTGGCCGGAAGAAGCTCCTCGATCACCGGATCCGACCTCCATCGGCAGTATGCGGCGCAGCCTTCCCGGGTCTCCCGGTCGCTTCTGCCATTCGCGGGGGTAGCCCACCGACACTTCTTCGAAGCGGACGCCCTCGTGCCAGGTGGTCCGAGGGATGTGCAGATGGCCGTAGACCATGGCCGCGACGCGGAACCGGCGGTGCCAGTCGGCGGTCAGCGTGGTGCCGCACCACATGGCGAACTCGGGGTGCCACAGCACGTCCGTCGGATGCCGGTCCAGCGGATAGTGGTTGACGAGCACCGTCGGCAGGTTCTCGGGCAGTTCGGCGAGCCGCCGTTCCGTCCGGGCCACCCGGGCCCGGCACCAGGCCTCACGGGTCGGGTAGGGGTCGGGGTGCAGGAGGTACTCGTCGGTGCAGACGATGCCCGTGCCCTCCGCGTACGCGAGCCCTTCCTCCTTGGTCGCGCAGCCCTGCGGCAGGAAGGAGTAGTCGTAGAGGAGGAAGAGCGGCGCGACGGCGACGGGGCCGCCGGGGCCTTCCCACACGGGGTAGGGGTCCTCGGGGGACGTCACACCCAGCTCACGGCACAGGTCGACAAGGTGTTCGTAGCGGGCGACCCCGCGCAGGGTGACCGGGTCCTTGGGGTGGGTCCACAGCTCGTGGTTGCCGGGTGCCCAGATCACCTTGCGGAACCGGCCGGCGAGGGTCTCCAGGACCCAGCGGATGTCGGCCACCGACTCCGACACGTCGCCGGCGACCAGCAGCCAGTCGTCGTCCGTCTCCGGGCGCATCTGTTCGACCAGGGCGCGGTTCTCCGGGTAGCCGATGTGGAGATCACTGATCGCCAGCAGCTGTCCGGCACCGCCGGCCGTCGTCTCCACCCCAGCCCCTTCCGCGTCCGAACTCCGCCCCCGCGGGCGCACGTTCGGATCAACAAGAACACATCCCCGAGAGCCGGACAAGTACGGCTTCCCGTCCCCCGGAAACCCTCCCGGCGCAGCTCACCGGGCGGGCCGAAGATCATTACAGGTGGCCACTGGCGGTGCACGGGGCGACACACGGGGTACTGCTGTCAATTCCGTAACACGCGCGTAGCAGGAACAGGGTCCGCGGAGCCTTATGATCGCCTCAACACTTCCGCCAAAAACCCGGTTCGCACCCGGGTGGCTTGCCGTGTTCCCAATTCCCCCCTGGCCGGGCTCGGCCCTGCTCCGCCGTGCCCGTGAACCTTGAAAGGTGGCCCTGCATGGTCTCTCGCGTACGCGTCTGGCTCAACCGCACGTACGCGGAGAACGTGTTCTTCATGGAACAGCTGCGGAGAAATCCCAGCGACCGCGCGGTCGAGATCCACGCCACCCACGGAGACGCCGACTCTCCCGTCCTCGCCGCCGCCGACACCGCCGCCATGGAGCCCGAGGGCCTGTCCCCCGCCGCGTACGTGGAGTACGCGCTCGACCAGTGCGACCGCCGTGAGATCGACGTGTTCGTGCCGCGTCTGCACCAGGACGCGATCGTCGAGCACCGCGCGGACTTCGAGGCCGTGGGCACCAAGCTGCTCGCGCCGACGCCCGAAGCGGTGGCCGTCTTCCAGGACAAGGCGACCGCGTACCAGGCCGTCGAGGCGGTCGGTGTTCCGGTGCCGCCGTGGTGGCGGGTGCGCAGCGCCGACGAACTCCTCGTCGCCGTCGAGCAGTTGGAGGCCGACGGTCACAAGGCGTGCTTCAAGCCGGCGGCGGGCGCGGGCGGGGTGGGCTTCCGCGTGATCACGCGCGCTCCCTTCTCCATGTCGCACCTCAACGGTTTCCCCACCCCCTACGTCCAGTTGGACATGGTTCTCGACGTACTGCGGAACACCGAAGAGGACGTCGACTGGCTGGTGATGCCCCGTCTGGAGCAGCCGGAGGTGTCGGTGGACTGCCTCACCGGACCCGACTCGCGCATCCGGATGGCGATCGGCCGCACCAAGAACGGCCGGCGGCGCGGCTTCACCCTCGACGAGGCCTGGCTGCGGCCCGCGCGGCTCATCGCCGAGGGCTTCGGCCTGCACCACCTGAGCAACATCCAGTTCCGGATGTACGAGGACCGGCCGGTGCTGATGGACGTCAACACACGTCCGGCCGGCGGCCTGCACCAGCTCTCCCTGTGCGGCATCAACGCCCCTTGGGCGGCAGTGCAGTTGGCGCTCGGCGAGGACCCGGGCGACCTGGTGCCGCCGTTCCTCGGCCAGGACTACGCGGTGATCTCCGCGCCGCGCCCGGTGCGCACGGTGTCGGCACCCGCGGACGAGGTCCCGGCGCACACGTCCACGCTGCCCGCCGTACCGGCGCCGGCAGCCGTCGAGGAGCCGGTCGCGGAAGCGGCGGCGGAGGCGTCCGCGGGAGCCCCGGCGACGGCCACCGCGTAAAGGACCTCCCTCCCACTCCTCCTGCCGGACTCGTTCACATCGGTCTGGACCAATCGGCGCTGAGCATCTTGACAGCCCGACTGGTCCAGACCAACTTTGTTGCGCACCCCTTTGCACCTCCGTGCATCCCTGCACTCCCGGGTACCCCCATCGCTTCAGGGAGATCGCGTGCGCTTCACAACCACCAGACACCGGCTGCTCGCCCTGCTCGGCTCCGCCACCCTGGCCCTGGCCGGGGCGGTCGCCCTCCCCGGCACGGCCCAGGCGGCCAACATCCTGTCCAACCCCGGCTTCGAATCGGGCTCCCTCTCCCCCTGGTCCTGCACCGGCAACCTCGGCCAGGTCGTCTCCTCCCCCGTCCACGGCGGCTCCAAGTCCCTTGCGGGGGCTGCCAGTTCGAGCGACAACGCCAAGTGCTCCCAGACCGTCACCGTCCGCCCGAACACCGCCTACACGCTCAGCGGCTGGGTGCGCGGCTCGTACGTCTACCTGGGCGTCGACGGCGGCCCCTCGACCTGGACGACGTCCCCCTCGGCGTACGCCCAGCTTTCCGTCCCCTTCACCACGGGCGCCGCACAGACCACCATCACGGTCTACACCCACGGCTGGTACGGGCAGGGCGCCTACCAGGCCGACGACATCAGCCTGGACGGCCCGGGCGGCGGCGGCTCGGACACCCAGGCGCCGACCGCGCCCGGCACCCTCCGCTCCACCGCCAAGACCTCCTCGACGGTCTCCCTGGCCTGGAACGCCGCGTCGGACAACGTCGGCGTCACGGCGTACGACGTCTACCGGGGCGCGAGCCAGGTGCTGAGCGTCTCCGGCACGTCGGCCACGGTGAGCGGGCTCGCGCCGAGCACCGCGTACTCCTTCTCCGTGAAGGCCCGGGACGCGGCGGGCAACGTCTCGGCTGCCTCCAACTCCGTGAGCGTCACGACGGACGCGGGCAGTGGCACCACCGGCTTCAAGCAGGCGGCGCCCTACCTCTACCTCGGCTGGGGCGACCCGCCGAGCGCGACCTCGGTGATGAGCGCGACGGGCGTGAAGTGGTTCACGATGGCGTTCATCCTGTCCTCCGGCGGCTGCAACCCGGCCTGGGACGGCACCCGCGCGCTGACCGGCGGCGGCGACCAGAGCGTCATCGACTCCATCCGTGCGGCGGGCGGTGACATCGTCCCGTCGATCGGCGGCTGGAGCGGCAACAAACTGGGCCCGAACTGCTCGACGCCCGAGGCGCTCGCGGGCGCCTACCAGAAGGTGATCGACGCGTACGGGCTCAAGGCGATCGACGTCGACATCGAGAACTCGGACGAGTTCGAGAACGAGGTGGTGCAGGACCGCGTCCTGGGCGCCCTGAAGATCGTCAAGGCGAACAATCCCGGTCTGCGCACGATCCTGACCTTCGGTACGTCGACCACCGGCCCGACCTACTGGGGCAGCCGCCTCATCGAGCGCGCGTCGGCCCTGGGCGCCAACATCGACGTGTTCACGATCATGCCGTTCGACTTCGGCGGCGGCGCCGACATGTACACCAGCACGGTGAACGCGACGGAGGGGCTGAAGACGAAACTGCGGTCCACGTTCGGCTGGGACGACGCCACGGCGTACGCCCACATCGGCATCTCCGGCATGAACGGCCTGTCCGACCAGCAGGAACTGACCAGCCCCACGACCTGGACGCAGATCCGCGACTGGTCCAACTCCCACCACATCGCCCGCCTCGCCTACTGGGCGGTCAACCGTGACCGGCCGTGCCCCGGCGGCGGAGTGGTCAGCAACTGCTCGGGCATCAGCCAGAGCACCTGGCAGTTCACCTCGATCACGGCCGGCTTCACCGGCTGAGCCGAGGAACGGAAACGGGGCCCGGCCTACCGGCCGGGCCCCGTTTCCCTGCGTGAGCCGTACGTCAGCCGCGCGTCAACCGCAGCGTCTGCACCTCGAACGGCCGCAGCGTCACCGGCACCGAGTCACCGTCCGTCTGCGCCTCGGACAGCGGACGCTCCAGCAGGTCGGTGATCCTGGCGCCCGCCAGCGGGAACCCGGTGCACAGCGCGCCCTCCGCCCGGCCACCGCGCGACTCGTAGAGGCGGACGACGACATCGCCGGACGCGTCGTCGGCGAGCTTCACCGCCTCGATCGTCACACCGTCGCCGTCCGCCCACACCACCGGCTCCGGGGCGCCCGCGGCGTCCGCGACACGCAGCGGCAGGTTGAGGGAGTAGCCCTCGGCGACCGCGTCCTCGATGCTCGCGCCGGGCAGCAGCGAGTACGTGAAGCGGTGCTTGCCCTGGTCCGCGCCGGGGTCGGGGATGCGCGGGGCGCGCACCAGCGACAGCCGGACCGTGGTCGTCGTACCGCCGTCCTCGCGGACCGTGCGGGAGACGTCGTGGCCGTACGTCGAGTCGTTGAGGACGGCGACGCCGTAGCCGGGCTCGGCGATGTGCACCCAGCGGTGGCCGGAGACCTCGAAGCGGGCCGACTCCCAGGTGGTGTTGGTGTGCGTGGGCCGCTGGACGTGGCCGAACTGGATCTCCGCGCTGGAGTGCGCCGCGCGGACGTCCACCGGGAAGGCCGCCTTGAGGATCTTCTCGGCCTCGTGCCAGTCGATCTCCGTCTCGAAGTCGATCCGGGGGCTGCCGGCCCGGACGGTGATCGTCTGGACGATCTTCGAGCCCTTGCCGAAGTCGCGCTCCACCCGGATGGCGCCGAGGAGCGGGTCCTCGTCGGCCACCGTCACGGAGGACGTCTCCAGCAGGTCCGTGTAGCGGTTCTGGTAGTGCTTGTCGATGTCCCAGGCGTCCCAGTAGTTCGGGAGGTCGGTGTGCAGGCGCAGCAAGTTGCCCTTGTCCGCCAGGACTTCGCGGTTCGCCTTCAGGTCGCGGACCGAGGCCAGCGTGCCGTCCGCCGCCAACTCGACGCGTACGAGGCCGTTGTCGAGGATCCGGCCCTCCGTCACCGTCACCGGCCGCGGGGGTTCCGCGACGGCCAGCGGGGCGCTGCCGCTCGCCGGGACCTCCACGTACATGGGGACGCCCGTCGAGGTGCGGACGACCTCGGCGCGGTCGTACGGGCTGGTGTTGAAGGCGCG
The DNA window shown above is from Streptomyces sp. NBC_01451 and carries:
- a CDS encoding ATP-grasp domain-containing protein, with the protein product MVSRVRVWLNRTYAENVFFMEQLRRNPSDRAVEIHATHGDADSPVLAAADTAAMEPEGLSPAAYVEYALDQCDRREIDVFVPRLHQDAIVEHRADFEAVGTKLLAPTPEAVAVFQDKATAYQAVEAVGVPVPPWWRVRSADELLVAVEQLEADGHKACFKPAAGAGGVGFRVITRAPFSMSHLNGFPTPYVQLDMVLDVLRNTEEDVDWLVMPRLEQPEVSVDCLTGPDSRIRMAIGRTKNGRRRGFTLDEAWLRPARLIAEGFGLHHLSNIQFRMYEDRPVLMDVNTRPAGGLHQLSLCGINAPWAAVQLALGEDPGDLVPPFLGQDYAVISAPRPVRTVSAPADEVPAHTSTLPAVPAPAAVEEPVAEAAAEASAGAPATATA
- a CDS encoding alpha/beta fold hydrolase — its product is MTDIPRHGPARAVRLRPVADGELELRYRVVHGYRRAFRMAGEGPALVLIHGIGDSSATWAELIPDLARSHTVIAPDLLGHGASDKPRADYSVAAYANGVRDLLTTLGIESATLVGHSLGGGVAMQFAYQFPERTERLILVSAGGVGREVNPVLRAASLPGAHLALSALRLPGMRMQVGLVVRLMKLLDTDLGQDAPELLTLVDALPDETSRNAFIRTLRAVVDWRGQVVTMLDRCYLTEGMPTMLLWGDRDSVVPVRHAYGAHEAMPGSRLEIFEGAGHFPFHSDPARFVALVEEFTGESAPADWSREHWRELLIDGRPAQVMEQGLREVSERSAT
- a CDS encoding carbohydrate binding domain-containing protein, whose amino-acid sequence is MRFTTTRHRLLALLGSATLALAGAVALPGTAQAANILSNPGFESGSLSPWSCTGNLGQVVSSPVHGGSKSLAGAASSSDNAKCSQTVTVRPNTAYTLSGWVRGSYVYLGVDGGPSTWTTSPSAYAQLSVPFTTGAAQTTITVYTHGWYGQGAYQADDISLDGPGGGGSDTQAPTAPGTLRSTAKTSSTVSLAWNAASDNVGVTAYDVYRGASQVLSVSGTSATVSGLAPSTAYSFSVKARDAAGNVSAASNSVSVTTDAGSGTTGFKQAAPYLYLGWGDPPSATSVMSATGVKWFTMAFILSSGGCNPAWDGTRALTGGGDQSVIDSIRAAGGDIVPSIGGWSGNKLGPNCSTPEALAGAYQKVIDAYGLKAIDVDIENSDEFENEVVQDRVLGALKIVKANNPGLRTILTFGTSTTGPTYWGSRLIERASALGANIDVFTIMPFDFGGGADMYTSTVNATEGLKTKLRSTFGWDDATAYAHIGISGMNGLSDQQELTSPTTWTQIRDWSNSHHIARLAYWAVNRDRPCPGGGVVSNCSGISQSTWQFTSITAGFTG
- a CDS encoding toxin-antitoxin system, toxin component, translated to MRRLCGELVTELRLPAPAEPADLYAALCDAMSRRRGRPVVFRAAPFPPGTASGLWLDMADQDLIVVEERTAPDHQLVILGHELWHMQAGHCGHHVEGAAVAARLLSDTADLQATVRKVAARTRSDLADEQDAESFGLLLASKCRTWLAGSARQPVRRDQLAGRIEASLGYRGPQS
- a CDS encoding ABC transporter ATP-binding protein, translating into MGALLDVSGLSKLYEGSGRRVEALRDLTFGVESGELVCLVGPSGCGKTTLLKCVGGLLAPTGGQVTLAGRPVNGPPPGMAFVFQEYGRSLLPWMRVGDNVELPLRQKNLTRQRRRELVADALHSVGLSDAAGAYPWQLSGGMQQRVAIARALAYEPDVLLMDEPFAAVDAQTRADLEDLVRGLWRERGITILFVTHDIDEAVYLGERVIVLSASPTVVKEELRIDLPDERDQLHTRVAPRFAQLRTRVYEQIQAGKRGTPDPGPDPDPSDGIEDRTPDKTQDSA
- a CDS encoding metallophosphoesterase family protein produces the protein METTAGGAGQLLAISDLHIGYPENRALVEQMRPETDDDWLLVAGDVSESVADIRWVLETLAGRFRKVIWAPGNHELWTHPKDPVTLRGVARYEHLVDLCRELGVTSPEDPYPVWEGPGGPVAVAPLFLLYDYSFLPQGCATKEEGLAYAEGTGIVCTDEYLLHPDPYPTREAWCRARVARTERRLAELPENLPTVLVNHYPLDRHPTDVLWHPEFAMWCGTTLTADWHRRFRVAAMVYGHLHIPRTTWHEGVRFEEVSVGYPREWQKRPGDPGRLRRILPMEVGSGDRGASSGHGGGRGNVR
- a CDS encoding MAB_1171c family putative transporter encodes the protein MNDSSYYVPSAAMVIVLLLKGRAVLRAWRDPLLRSVYALLLLSVLVFLFAAPPTIGWVNRVTGVPNFSAPLVYCLLSAFSASCLVLIINWRGGPPEATRRASRRWIAGYAVVIVATAALFVLGDAPEQRLRDFDTHYANTPFIREMIVLYLVALTVSNIAMNMVCWPWALQVHGWLRVGLLVIVAGFFCNIAFAATKLTAVVARWNGENLDYLSTYVAPAMAAAAEVVTAAGFCIPLAFQRVGDVWSTWSTYRRLSPLWRALAPLSDQGGRAVRIAWWSPAELQVTRRESDIHDGMLSLYPYFDPTVRARAYDAARTAGSSPEGARAEADAAMVTAALRARAADPEGSVISAAAAGEDGPPSSTEGPRDLVGMSQALQRSPVVAEVREGRSL
- a CDS encoding helix-turn-helix domain-containing protein — protein: MTDGYEVPDATATVLLSAVVVRVTALADRLGASHAEVFHTGRLSAASGVPESVVKALLSGQSAGEPDLQARFLQRLGLLRRTRLKPNGRRYTQQEIADGAGMSRQQAGALINGDRRPTMEHCDAIQRFFRVHAGFLTAEDPEALAGALQRSEQELLQRLADREREAAKATSDPLERLLQDHGVRGIAWRAAQLPSDQHRDKVAEWLDMLLESVKRPES
- a CDS encoding MmyB family transcriptional regulator, translated to MAFQAGGQRPAPRPVPEGPEAQAYLRDYATLLEAVTFPSVVLDHRWDVVLSNTAFETLFRGVGPHPTAMPGDNFLRFVLFHPDAGTVLGEHEASWCLPMLAYFAAAVELHAQDRGLQSIRRDIAQDPIMEAAYRQGLPHWIRAVGAEAFQHDGAVRPLLHPDPRWGATECRIVGETPKSLEDMGYTRLTLVLRETRRPADAPRGPRRPRRSASHLSVVPAPEA
- a CDS encoding 4'-phosphopantetheinyl transferase family protein, with translation MIEELLPATVVAVETYGDEAADGAYGAGGPGDATLFPEERALVARAVPKRVREFTLVRACARRAMEKLGVPPQPVLPGGRGAPQWPDGLVGSMTHCEGYCAAALVRATDLASVGIDAEPHQPLPEGVLDSVALPTEQAHLRALTADGPGAHGNRVHWDRLLFSAKEAVYKAWFPLTGKWLDFSEADIEFTTGPGPNPYGTFRARLLVPGPVVDGRELGCFDGRWTVRHGLLATAVSVPHQPV